Proteins encoded in a region of the Trichosurus vulpecula isolate mTriVul1 chromosome 9, mTriVul1.pri, whole genome shotgun sequence genome:
- the PAM16 gene encoding mitochondrial import inner membrane translocase subunit TIM16 has translation MAKYLAQIIVMGVQVVGRAFARALRQEFAASRAAADARGRAGHQSAAASNLSGLSLQEAQRILNVSKLSQEEIQKNFDHLFKVNDKSVGGSFYLQSKVVRAKERLDEELRIQAQDESEKGQQPKT, from the exons ATG GCCAAATACCTAGCTCAGATCATCGTGATGGGGGTGCAGGTGGTTGGAAGGGCCTTTGCCCGGGCACTCCGGCAGGAATTTGCAG CCAGCCGGGCAGCAGCAGATGCTCGTGGGCGAGCCGGTCATCAATCCGCAGCCGCATCTAACCTTTCTGGACTTAGCCTTCAGGAGGCCCAGCGGATCCTCAATGTCTCCAAGCTGAGCCAAGAGGAAATCCAGAAG aactttgatcatttatttaaGGTAAATGATAAATCTGTGGGTGGCTCCTTCTACCTGCAGTCAAAG GTGGTGCGAGCTAAGGAACGATTAGATGAAGAGCTCAGAATCCAGGCCCAGGACGAGAGTGAGAAAGGGCAGCAGCCCAAAACGTGA